The following DNA comes from Caulobacter mirabilis.
ACATCTAGCATCCGAATTAAACGGATACAAATTGTCCGAATTGGAAGGTCGCCATGAAACATGCGGAAGTCGCCGTCGTGGGCGGAGGGATCGCGGGGCTCATCGCCGCTGTGGCGTTGGCCCGGCGCGGGCTTCGACCGACGCTGTTCGAAACGGCGCATGAGTTCGGCGGCCGGGCCCAGACGCGCGTCGTCGACGGCTTCCATTTCAACCAGGGCCCGCACGCGCTCTACATCGGCGGCGCCTTCCATGCGGCCTTGAGCGCGTTCGGACTGGCCGCGCCCGGGCGCCGCCTGTCCCTCGCCAACGCGCTGGCGCTCTGGGAAGCCGGCGACCATCCGCTGCCGACGGGTCTCGTCCGCGGGCAAGCGGCGCCGCCGCTGAGCGCCGCCGATGCCGACGACCTAGCCGAGGCCTTCGCGGCCGTCGCGGCGGGCGCCGGCGAGGCGGGGACGCCGCTGCGCGCCTTCACGGGAACCTTGTCCCCGGCCGTGCGGATGGTGGTCGAGGCCTTCGTGCGGCTGTCCACCTACGCCCATGCGCCGGAGGACATCGACGCCAAGGCCGCGCTCGACCAGCAGAGGCTGAGCTTCTCGGGGGTGATCTATGTCGACGGCGGCTGGCGCGCCCTGGTGTCACAGCTGGTCGACGCCGCGACGACGGCGGGCGTGCGGCTGAGGGCCGAGCATCGGGTCGGCGCGATCCGGCGGGAGGGCCGGACCTGGCAGGTCGACTTGGCGGACGGCGCGACGGAAGCGTTCGAGGCGGTGATCCTGGCCGCCTCGCCGGCGGCGGCGAGCGAGCTGGTCGAAGGGGCGCAGACCGTGGTCGCGGCGGCGCGGGCGACGCGGCCCGTTCGGACCATGGGGCTCGATCTGGGCCTGGCCGGCGTCGCGCCGGGTCCGGAGTATGCGCTGGGCATGGATGTCCCGCTGTACATGTCGCTGCACTCGGC
Coding sequences within:
- a CDS encoding phytoene desaturase family protein translates to MKHAEVAVVGGGIAGLIAAVALARRGLRPTLFETAHEFGGRAQTRVVDGFHFNQGPHALYIGGAFHAALSAFGLAAPGRRLSLANALALWEAGDHPLPTGLVRGQAAPPLSAADADDLAEAFAAVAAGAGEAGTPLRAFTGTLSPAVRMVVEAFVRLSTYAHAPEDIDAKAALDQQRLSFSGVIYVDGGWRALVSQLVDAATTAGVRLRAEHRVGAIRREGRTWQVDLADGATEAFEAVILAASPAAASELVEGAQTVVAAARATRPVRTMGLDLGLAGVAPGPEYALGMDVPLYMSLHSAVADLAPPGGGLLHLGRYLAPDEAPDAGHIKALEQLADRLQPGWRDRLVHRQRLVGITVAHDLPHWRSGGRRAPVVVPDAPGLFLAGDWVGDEGLLSDASAASAVVAAREAAAFLSGVPA